A region from the Mycobacterium heidelbergense genome encodes:
- a CDS encoding cytochrome P450 has protein sequence MDVSVREWTHWAAGYGLPGATLKLLARRGDPFAQLLAIDNDRANNIYPLIEQVRGRGRMSPVERVGWVSADAQIVRGVLRDGRFRTIKQRDRSPFRLVQWILAKTAPDVPNLVEPPSMLVTDPPEHTRLRRLVSRAFTPRALDGLRTRIQEIADELLRGLEGRAECDLITEYASRVPIAVIAEMLAIPRDETWRLLEIGESTTRLIGTTIVSWRDFRAATKALREFDRYLAEHIERLRQDDADNSILSDVVHNGDLTETEIRMLAALLLGAGFITTTHVLGKAVVALVGHPDHLAALGANPEGWPNAIEEILRYDTTGQLAGRVATEDVDILGYPVRAGETVFLLVGGANRDPAVFEHPDIFNVTRTNAREHISFGTGVHACLGAALARMELHIGLQSLFERFPELALAGEPTFNDSIGLHGLKHLPVSLRAANATVP, from the coding sequence ATGGACGTGTCTGTTCGAGAGTGGACGCATTGGGCGGCGGGGTATGGACTTCCAGGCGCGACGCTGAAACTACTAGCACGGCGCGGTGATCCGTTTGCGCAACTCCTAGCAATCGACAACGACCGGGCCAACAATATTTATCCGCTGATCGAGCAAGTCCGCGGGCGCGGGCGCATGTCCCCGGTGGAAAGGGTCGGCTGGGTCAGCGCTGACGCGCAGATTGTCCGCGGGGTGCTGCGCGACGGCCGGTTCAGGACCATCAAACAACGGGACCGGTCACCTTTTCGTCTCGTCCAGTGGATCCTGGCCAAAACCGCCCCCGATGTGCCGAATCTCGTGGAACCGCCCTCTATGTTGGTCACCGATCCGCCTGAGCACACGCGGTTGCGTCGACTGGTTTCGCGGGCGTTCACGCCGCGGGCGCTCGATGGACTTCGCACCCGCATTCAGGAAATCGCCGACGAGTTGCTTCGCGGCCTGGAGGGCAGGGCCGAGTGCGATTTGATCACCGAGTACGCCTCCCGGGTCCCCATTGCGGTCATCGCTGAAATGCTGGCGATACCCCGCGACGAGACATGGCGTCTTCTTGAAATCGGCGAATCAACAACGAGATTGATTGGCACCACCATCGTATCCTGGCGCGACTTTCGGGCGGCGACGAAAGCTCTGCGCGAGTTCGATCGATACCTCGCCGAGCATATCGAGCGGCTACGTCAAGACGACGCCGACAACAGCATCCTGTCGGACGTCGTACACAACGGCGATCTCACCGAAACCGAGATCAGGATGCTGGCGGCGCTGCTCCTCGGAGCGGGATTCATCACCACGACTCATGTTTTGGGCAAGGCCGTCGTGGCGCTCGTCGGTCACCCCGACCACCTGGCTGCGCTAGGCGCGAACCCCGAGGGATGGCCCAACGCGATCGAGGAGATCCTGCGCTATGACACCACCGGTCAATTGGCGGGCCGGGTCGCCACCGAAGATGTTGACATCCTGGGATACCCCGTACGGGCAGGCGAAACGGTATTTCTTTTGGTGGGCGGGGCCAACCGCGACCCGGCAGTCTTTGAACACCCCGATATCTTCAACGTAACCCGCACCAACGCCCGCGAGCACATCAGCTTCGGGACCGGTGTGCACGCCTGCCTCGGCGCGGCGCTGGCTCGCATGGAGCTACATATTGGCCTGCAGTCATTGTTCGAGCGCTTCCCTGAGCTGGCCCTGGCCGGTGAACCGACCTTCAACGACAGCATCGGGCTGCACGGACTCAAGCATCTACCGGTGTCACTCCGAGCGGCCAATGCAACTGTTCCGTAG